From a region of the Impatiens glandulifera chromosome 4, dImpGla2.1, whole genome shotgun sequence genome:
- the LOC124934887 gene encoding homeobox-leucine zipper protein HDG1-like, with amino-acid sequence MEESRLRLQIQLLRDELNKMRTLAQRCLGRQITPLDLSNSALIEQGHSNYHNSIEKLHFLDLAEKAMNELTILVNVNDPLWIEIVGEGGGVMESLNLGEYVKLFAPCLEIKPDNNSTHYATRASGIIAANSSTILRALMDENQWPYLCQTIIGTSALIDIIQEDNGTNLKMMYAELQALSSLIPVRKVKFIRFSRQVAEGVWGMVDVSVENSHDISETNPIINCRRFPSGCIVQDMPNGGSKVTWVEHLDFEENEFNHPLGVMCCSSSFGAQRWLGSLKRQCLCLAIITSPHDRISGMVNQSRKRSMANMAHRMVVQVGETMVTIRNNNPGEPTGVVLSASKSFCMPISHQSLFNFLSHKHTRDGELMEVHSTIPIMRELVRIDKNNGDHLNRVSFLVTKVLHGNNQNSVPILQETQSDGSGSLLVYAQVTLEGMQTVMEGRDSSLVEILPSGFSIIPNTKLLDCPTWVIAYIILFEASWLKQNFEYLDCLCPGEAFCTKCYTVGVAKLRVHVGPGSKFYFQNYIQTSLEDDFKTVVGSCLVSVICDLLAPEYECLSTLYKGAALLVEAAAWKYVLIKVFFVLEHNKYVQSGRQEFYLEKAVDKY; translated from the exons ATGGAGGAATCCCGTTTGAGACTCCAGATCCAACTTTTGAGAGATGAATTAAACAAGATGAGGACTTTAGCACAAAGATGCCTTGGGAGGCAAATAACGCCTCTTGACCTATCAAACTCGGCTCTGATTGAACAAGGTCATAGTAACTACCACAACTCGATTGAAAAGTTACATTTTCTCGATCTAGCTGAGAAAGCAATGAATGAATTGACCATTTTAGTTAATGTAAACGATCCTCTATGGATAGAAATCGTAGGCGAAGGAGGAGGAGTCATGGAATCTCTAAACCTCGGAGAGTACGTCAAGTTGTTTGCTCCTTGTTTAGAAATTAAACCCGACAACAATTCTACCCATTATGCCACCAGGGCGTCTGGCATTATTGCCGCCAACAGCTCCACGATCCTCAGGGCATTGATGGATGAa AATCAATGGCCATATTTATGTCAAACCATAATTGGTACGAGTGCACTTATAGACATAATTCAAGAAGACAATGGAACAAACTTGAAAATG atGTACGCTGAGCTGCAAGCGCTATCGTCTTTGATTCCTGTTCGGAAAGTAAAATTTATTCGATTCAGCAGACAGGTTGCAGAGGGAGTATGGGGAATGGTGGATGTATCTGTTGAAAATTCCCATGATATTTCGGAAACAAACCCAATTATAAATTGTAGGAGGTTCCCTTCTGGATGTATTGTGCAAGATATGCCCAATGGTGGCTCGAAG GTAACTTGGGTGGAGCATTTGGACTTTGAAGAGAACGAGTTCAATCATCCATTAGGAGTCATGTGTTGCAGTTCGTCTTTTGGTGCTCAAAGGTGGCTTGGTTCACTCAAGAGACAATGCCTATGCTTGGCGATTATAACGTCTCCTCATGATCGAATTAGcg GGATGGTTAATCAGTCCAGGAAGAGAAGCATGGCTAATATGGCTCATAGAATG GTAGTCCAAGTAGGGGAAACAATGGTGACTATACGCAATAATAATCCGGGTGAGCCAACCGGGGTGGTGCTGAGTGCCTCAAAGTCGTTCTGCATGCCCATTTCCCATCAATCTCTGTTTAATTTCCTAAGCCACAAACATACAAGGGATGGTGAGTTGATGGAGGTTCATTCCACCATACCAATAATGCGAGAATTGGTTAGAATCGACAAGAACAATGGAGACCATCTCAACCGTGTCTCTTTTCTTGTCACCAAG GTTTTACATGGAAACAATCAAAATTCTGTTCCTATACTGCAAGAGACTCAATCAGATGGGTCGGGTTCATTGTTAGTGTATGCGCAAGTGACCTTAGAGGGGATGCAGACCGTGATGGAGGGCCGGGATTCGAGTTTGGTGGAAATACTTCCGTCAGGATTTTCCATCATCCCGAATACCAAA CTTCTCGATTGTCCTACATGGGTCATTGCTTATATAATTCTGTTTGAAGCTTCGTGGTTGAAGCAAAACTTTGAATATCTTGATTGTTTATGTCCTGGAGAGGCTTTTTGCACAAAATG TTACACAGTTGGAGTTGCAAAACTCAGG GTTCATGTGGGTCCAGGAAGTAAATTTTACTTTCAAAACTATATCCAAACGTCATTGGAGGATGATTTCAAAACAGTTGTAGGA tCCTGTCTTGTGAGCGTCATTTGTGATCTTCTTGCTCCTGAATATGAATG TTTATCTACTTTATACAAAGGGGCTGCTTTATTGGTTGAAGCTGCAGCATGG AAATATGTCCTTATCAAAGTTTTCTTTGTGTTGGAACATAATAAATATGTTCAGTCGGGTCGTCAAGAATTCTATTTGGAGAAGGCTGTTGATAAG TATTGA
- the LOC124934888 gene encoding homeobox-leucine zipper protein HDG1-like: protein MEESRLRLQIQLLRDELNKMTTLAQRCIGSQITPLDLSNSALIGQGHSNYHNSIGKLHFLDLAEKAMNELNILVNVNDPLWIEIVGEGGGVMESLNLGEYVKLFAPCLEIKPDNNSTHYATRASGIIAASSSTILRALMDENQWSYLFQTIIGTSALIDIIQEDNGTNLKMMYAELQALSSLIPVRKVKFIRFSRQVAEGVWGMVDVSVENSHDISETNPIINCRRFPSGCIVQDMPNGGSKVTWVEHLDFEENEFNHPLGVMCCSSSFGAQRWLGSLKRQCLCLAIITSPHDRISGMVNQSRKRSMANMAHRMVSNFGFGVCSTVYQWQVVQVGETMVTIRNNNPGEPTGVVLSASKSFCMPISHQSLFNFLSHKHTRDG, encoded by the exons ATGGAGGAATCCCGTTTGAGACTCCAGATCCAACTTTTGAGAGATGAATTAAACAAGATGACGACTTTAGCACAAAGATGCATTGGGAGCCAAATAACACCTCTTGACCTATCAAACTCGGCTCTGATTGGACAAGGTCATAGTAACTACCACAACTCGATTGGAAAGTTACATTTTCTCGATCTAGCTGAGAAAGCAATGAATGAATTGAACATTTTAGTTAATGTAAACGATCCTCTATGGATAGAAATCGTAGGCGAAGGAGGAGGAGTTATGGAATCTCTAAACCTCGGAGAGTACGTCAAGCTGTTCGCTCCTTGTTTAGAAATTAAACCCGACAACAATTCTACCCATTATGCCACCAGGGCATCTGGCATTATTGCCGCCAGCAGCTCCACGATCCTCAGGGCATTGATGGATGAA AATCAATGGTcatatttatttcaaactaTAATTGGTACGAGTGCACTTATAGACATAATTCAAGAAGACAATGGAACAAACTTGAAAATG ATGTACGCTGAGCTGCAAGCACTATCGTCTTTGATTCCTGTTCGGAAAGTAAAATTTATTCGATTTAGCAGACAGGTTGCAGAGGGAGTATGGGGAATGGTGGATGTATCTGTTGAAAATTCCCATGATATTTCGGAAACAAACCCAATTATAAATTGTAGGAGGTTCCCTTCTGGATGTATTGTGCAAGATATGCCCAATGGTGGCTCCAAG GTAACTTGGGTGGAGCATTTGGACTTTGAAGAGAACGAGTTCAATCATCCATTAGGAGTCATGTGTTGCAGTTCGTCTTTTGGTGCTCAAAGGTGGCTTGGTTCACTTAAGAGACAATGCCTATGCTTGGCGATTATAACGTCTCCTCATGATCGAATTAGcg GGATGGTTAATCAGTCCAGGAAGAGAAGCATGGCTAATATGGCTCATAGAATGGTGAGTAACTTTGGATTCGGTGTATGCTCGACTGTGTACCAATGGCAGGTAGTCCAAGTAGGGGAAACAATGGTGACTATACGCAATAATAATCCGGGTGAGCCAACCGGGGTGGTGCTGAGTGCCTCAAAGTCGTTCTGCATGCCCATTTCCCATCAATCTCTGTTTAATTTCCTAAGCCACAAACATACAAGGGATGGTTAG